A region from the Gemmatimonadota bacterium genome encodes:
- a CDS encoding D-aminoacylase — translation MRRPQRPGPVTLLLLSTVLGGCTEQGEPYDLVIRGAEVLDGTGAPAFRADVAVRGDRIVAVRRNGISSPGAARVVEAEGWVVAPGFIDLHAHLDPLLRLPASESMARQGVTTALGGPDGGGPWPFAPALAEAEALGIGINVGYLAGHNSIRRAVMDLDNRAPAADELRRMQDMVQQSMDEGAWGISTGLRYLPGVFSNVDEVVALSEVAARAGGFYTSHLREEGLGLLEGVSEALEIGRRARIPIVLTHHKAVGAPMWGASVQTLAMVDSARAAGTDAMIDQYPYTASYTGISILVPPWALEGGDEAFLERMEQPALRDSILNGIVFNIVNDRGSNDISRVQLALVEWDRSLEGKTLADWAAREGRPATPEVGAQLVVEAIRRGGASAIYHAMDEADVERIMAHPQTMIASDGRLTQPGEGHPHPRWYGTFPRVLGVYVREKHVLTLEEAVHKMTGMPAARMGLTDRGTLVEGAFADLVVFDPATVIDRATFQEPHQYPDGFHLVVINGQVAFDADGFHDVRAGRMLRGPAWKGEG, via the coding sequence ATGCGGAGACCTCAGCGCCCGGGCCCAGTCACGCTGCTGCTGTTGAGCACCGTTCTCGGCGGATGCACCGAGCAGGGTGAACCCTACGACCTGGTGATCCGCGGCGCGGAGGTCCTCGATGGAACGGGAGCTCCCGCCTTTCGCGCCGATGTGGCGGTCCGGGGCGACCGCATCGTCGCGGTGCGGAGGAACGGGATCTCCTCGCCGGGCGCTGCACGGGTCGTCGAAGCCGAGGGCTGGGTGGTGGCTCCCGGCTTCATCGACCTGCACGCCCACCTGGACCCGCTCCTCCGCCTGCCGGCCTCGGAGAGCATGGCCCGCCAGGGTGTGACCACCGCGCTGGGCGGACCGGACGGCGGGGGCCCCTGGCCCTTCGCACCGGCGCTCGCCGAGGCCGAGGCGCTGGGCATCGGCATCAACGTGGGCTACCTGGCCGGTCACAACAGCATCCGCCGCGCGGTCATGGACCTCGACAATCGCGCGCCCGCAGCGGACGAGCTCCGGCGCATGCAGGATATGGTGCAGCAGTCCATGGACGAGGGTGCCTGGGGCATCTCCACCGGCCTGCGCTACCTGCCCGGCGTGTTCTCCAACGTCGACGAGGTGGTCGCACTCTCGGAGGTCGCCGCCCGGGCCGGCGGCTTCTATACCTCCCACCTGCGCGAAGAAGGGCTGGGCCTGCTGGAGGGCGTCAGCGAGGCGCTCGAGATCGGACGACGGGCGCGGATCCCCATCGTGCTCACCCATCACAAGGCCGTGGGCGCTCCCATGTGGGGCGCATCGGTGCAGACGCTGGCCATGGTGGACTCGGCCCGCGCGGCGGGTACGGACGCCATGATCGATCAGTATCCGTACACCGCCTCCTATACCGGCATCAGCATCCTGGTGCCGCCGTGGGCGCTGGAGGGAGGGGACGAAGCGTTCCTGGAGCGCATGGAGCAGCCGGCGCTCCGCGACTCCATTCTGAACGGGATCGTCTTCAACATCGTCAACGACCGCGGTAGCAACGACATCTCCCGCGTGCAGCTGGCGCTGGTGGAATGGGACCGCTCCCTGGAGGGAAAGACGCTCGCCGACTGGGCCGCGCGCGAGGGGCGACCCGCCACCCCCGAGGTCGGCGCCCAGCTGGTGGTCGAGGCCATTCGCCGGGGCGGCGCCTCGGCCATCTACCATGCCATGGACGAAGCGGACGTGGAGCGCATCATGGCGCATCCGCAGACGATGATCGCCTCGGACGGGAGGCTCACGCAGCCGGGCGAGGGTCACCCCCATCCCCGCTGGTATGGCACATTCCCGCGCGTGCTGGGCGTGTACGTACGGGAGAAGCACGTGCTCACGTTGGAAGAGGCCGTGCACAAGATGACCGGCATGCCGGCAGCGCGCATGGGACTGACCGATCGCGGCACTCTGGTCGAGGGCGCCTTCGCGGATCTGGTGGTGTTCGATCCGGCCACCGTGATCGACCGCGCCACCTTCCAGGAGCCACACCAGTATCCGGACGGCTTCCATCTGGTGGTGATCAACGGGCAGGTCGCCTTCGACGCCGATGGATTCCACGACGTGCGGGCGGGGCGGATGTTGCGGGGTCCGGCGTGGAAGGGGGAGGGTTGA
- a CDS encoding N-acetyltransferase family protein, translated as MCEAVPGPFIRSLEPSDWEAVARIYGEGIAGGNATFEARVPTWPEWDGKHVKTPRLVAVSSSGDVNGWAALSPVSARPVYAGVAEVSVYVANGSQGRGVGRALLDALVTGSEGAGFWTLQAGIFPENVSSLRLHERCGFRVLGVRERVGRQGGVWRDVLLLERRSATVGI; from the coding sequence ATGTGTGAAGCTGTGCCCGGGCCCTTCATTCGCTCGTTGGAGCCATCCGATTGGGAGGCGGTGGCGCGCATCTACGGGGAGGGCATTGCCGGGGGGAACGCCACCTTCGAGGCCCGCGTCCCCACCTGGCCGGAGTGGGACGGTAAACACGTGAAGACGCCTCGCCTGGTGGCCGTATCCTCCTCGGGAGACGTGAACGGCTGGGCGGCGCTGTCGCCGGTATCCGCGCGGCCCGTGTACGCAGGGGTCGCCGAGGTGAGCGTGTACGTCGCGAACGGCTCCCAGGGCAGAGGAGTGGGGCGAGCGCTGCTCGACGCGCTCGTCACGGGGAGCGAGGGGGCGGGGTTCTGGACGTTGCAGGCTGGGATCTTCCCCGAGAACGTATCCAGTTTGCGACTGCATGAACGGTGTGGCTTCCGGGTGCTCGGTGTGAGAGAGCGAGTGGGGCGGCAGGGCGGAGTGTGGCGCGACGTGCTGCTGCTGGAGCGGCGCAGCGCCACCGTGGGCATCTGA
- a CDS encoding DUF1648 domain-containing protein translates to MRWRVVSVVMFLVAIGLLAWAYPRLPTPMATKFTMAGEPLRWSSPGSFVLTVTVIAALINLAFLGGIPWLLERIGSTRFNVPNRDYWLSTPERRAEALRRLGPFLARSAVFANGVLLLSLHLVTQWNGLPVTFPIPASWTGPLLLGTVLGGVLVLLVWAFWDFRIPEPEHSRGRPG, encoded by the coding sequence GTGAGGTGGCGGGTGGTATCCGTTGTGATGTTTCTGGTGGCGATCGGGCTGCTGGCCTGGGCCTACCCTCGTCTTCCCACGCCCATGGCCACCAAGTTCACCATGGCGGGAGAGCCGCTGCGGTGGTCCAGCCCCGGGTCGTTCGTCCTCACGGTGACCGTGATCGCCGCGCTGATCAATCTCGCGTTCCTGGGCGGGATTCCCTGGTTGCTGGAGCGGATCGGCAGCACGCGCTTCAACGTGCCCAATCGCGACTACTGGCTGTCCACCCCGGAGCGTCGGGCCGAGGCACTCCGGCGGCTGGGCCCTTTCCTGGCTCGCTCAGCGGTCTTCGCGAACGGAGTGTTGCTCCTGTCCCTCCATCTGGTCACGCAGTGGAATGGCCTGCCGGTGACCTTTCCGATTCCAGCGTCCTGGACCGGGCCGCTGCTGCTGGGCACCGTGCTCGGAGGCGTCCTGGTGCTGCTGGTGTGGGCGTTCTGGGACTTTCGTATCCCGGAGCCGGAGCACTCACGAGGGCGCCCCGGCTAG
- a CDS encoding nitronate monooxygenase: protein MNAPLPPGTPLTQDARIEVPLICGPMYPCSNPELVAAVSEAGGLGVVQPISLTYVHGYEFRAGLRHIRSLTSRPIGMNALIEGSSRTYQERMRGWIDVALEEGVRFFITSLGKPRWVVERVAGAGGVVYHDVTERKWALKAVDSGVHGLIAVNRRAGGHAGPRTVEALYDELADLGLPVVCAGGIGAPEQFVDALRLGYAGAQLGTRFIATTECTASDAYKTAILDAHEEDIVLSERITGVPVAVIRTPYIERMGLTAGPFARWMLRGRKRKHWMRTFYALTSAWRLKRSLKDESKDFWQAGKSVATIDRIEPAGTIVRRFAEAWQRSGL from the coding sequence GTGAACGCGCCCCTGCCCCCGGGAACGCCGCTCACGCAGGACGCGCGCATCGAGGTTCCCCTCATCTGCGGGCCCATGTATCCGTGCTCCAACCCCGAGTTGGTGGCCGCCGTGTCGGAGGCGGGCGGCCTCGGGGTGGTGCAGCCGATCTCGCTCACCTACGTGCACGGCTACGAGTTCCGGGCGGGCCTTCGACACATCCGCTCTCTGACGTCCCGCCCCATCGGGATGAACGCGTTGATCGAGGGGTCCTCGCGCACCTACCAGGAGCGCATGCGTGGCTGGATCGACGTCGCCTTGGAGGAAGGCGTCCGCTTTTTCATCACCTCGCTGGGCAAGCCACGCTGGGTGGTGGAGCGCGTGGCCGGTGCGGGTGGCGTGGTCTACCACGACGTGACCGAACGCAAGTGGGCGCTGAAGGCCGTGGACAGCGGAGTCCACGGACTGATCGCGGTGAATCGCCGCGCCGGGGGTCACGCGGGGCCGCGGACCGTGGAAGCACTGTACGACGAGCTTGCAGACCTGGGGCTGCCCGTGGTCTGCGCCGGCGGCATCGGCGCACCTGAGCAGTTCGTGGATGCGCTGCGCTTGGGTTATGCCGGAGCGCAGCTGGGCACGCGCTTCATCGCCACCACCGAGTGCACCGCCAGCGACGCCTACAAGACGGCGATCCTCGACGCCCACGAAGAGGACATCGTCCTCTCGGAGCGCATCACCGGTGTCCCGGTGGCCGTGATCCGCACGCCCTACATCGAGCGCATGGGGCTCACGGCGGGTCCGTTCGCGCGCTGGATGCTGCGTGGGCGCAAGCGGAAGCACTGGATGCGGACCTTCTACGCGCTGACCTCGGCCTGGCGCCTCAAGCGATCCCTCAAGGACGAATCCAAGGATTTCTGGCAGGCGGGCAAGAGCGTGGCCACCATCGACCGGATCGAGCCGGCGGGTACGATCGTCCGTCGCTTCGCCGAGGCCTGGCAGCGTTCGGGACTCTGA
- a CDS encoding DUF4442 domain-containing protein yields the protein MSAAPPEVALLQLWRRLSRLPGGRWLFNRALARAVPYSATIRPDVRVLEPGHVELLVRDRRRVRNHLRSVHAIALANAGELASGLAMTAALPQGIRGIVTHLEVDYVKKARGLIQVTSDARPPESVTEPTEHRVQADLVDATGERVATVYVDWRLAPR from the coding sequence ATGAGCGCCGCACCTCCGGAGGTCGCGCTGCTGCAACTCTGGCGCCGGCTCTCACGCCTCCCCGGCGGACGCTGGCTCTTCAATCGGGCGCTGGCGCGGGCCGTGCCCTACTCCGCGACCATCCGACCCGACGTCCGCGTCCTCGAGCCCGGTCACGTGGAGCTCCTGGTGCGCGACCGGCGGCGCGTGCGCAACCATCTCCGCTCGGTCCACGCCATCGCCCTGGCCAACGCGGGGGAGCTGGCTTCGGGATTGGCGATGACCGCTGCGCTGCCCCAGGGCATTCGTGGCATCGTCACCCACCTCGAGGTCGACTACGTCAAGAAGGCGCGCGGCCTGATCCAAGTGACCAGCGACGCACGCCCTCCCGAGAGCGTCACCGAGCCCACGGAACACCGCGTGCAGGCCGATCTCGTCGACGCGACCGGGGAGCGGGTGGCCACCGTGTACGTCGACTGGCGACTGGCCCCCCGGTGA
- a CDS encoding glycosyltransferase family 4 protein, with the protein MQEPRDPLRVLLVATSLDIVGGQAVQADYLRRGLEAEASVDLRFLPINPRLPGPLRLLQRIKYVRTVTTFTWFTLKLLWAAPRADVLHIFAGSYFSFMVAPAPALLVARILNKRSVLHYHDGRAEAYLSTWRSAVPLIKLADVVIAPSDYLVDVFARFGIPARCIYNVVALDELQFRLREHPRPRFLHNRGLEPLYDVPCTLRAFRRIQDRHPEAELVVANDGSQRAELEAMAKELGLNARFVGMVPPERNATMYEEADVYLMSPRIDNMPGSVLECYATGVPLVSTDAGGVPYIVEHERTGLLVPVGDSDALAAAALRLLEEKGLAARLTRAGHAELDKYRWPPIRDAWLDLYRELTTA; encoded by the coding sequence GTGCAAGAGCCGCGAGACCCGTTGCGGGTGCTCCTGGTGGCCACCTCCCTCGACATCGTCGGGGGCCAGGCCGTCCAGGCGGATTACCTGCGGCGCGGCCTGGAGGCAGAGGCCTCCGTGGATCTGCGCTTCCTGCCCATCAACCCCCGGCTGCCCGGTCCGCTGCGCCTGTTGCAGCGGATCAAATACGTGCGCACAGTCACAACCTTCACGTGGTTCACGCTGAAGCTTCTGTGGGCCGCCCCCCGTGCAGACGTGTTGCACATCTTCGCTGGATCGTACTTTTCCTTCATGGTGGCACCGGCCCCGGCCCTGCTGGTGGCCCGCATCCTGAACAAGCGAAGCGTGCTGCACTACCACGACGGTCGTGCCGAGGCGTACTTGTCCACGTGGCGGTCGGCGGTCCCCCTGATCAAGCTGGCCGATGTCGTGATCGCTCCGTCCGACTACCTGGTGGACGTATTCGCACGCTTCGGCATTCCCGCACGCTGCATCTACAACGTGGTAGCATTGGACGAGCTCCAGTTCCGACTGCGCGAGCACCCCCGGCCCCGCTTCCTGCACAACCGCGGACTGGAGCCACTCTACGACGTGCCCTGCACGCTGCGCGCGTTCCGGCGCATCCAGGATCGGCATCCGGAAGCGGAGCTGGTCGTCGCCAACGACGGCTCGCAGCGCGCCGAGCTGGAGGCCATGGCGAAGGAACTGGGATTGAATGCCCGTTTTGTCGGGATGGTCCCCCCCGAACGCAACGCGACCATGTACGAGGAAGCCGACGTCTACCTCATGAGCCCGAGGATCGACAACATGCCGGGATCGGTGCTCGAGTGCTACGCGACCGGCGTTCCCCTCGTCTCCACGGACGCGGGCGGCGTTCCCTACATCGTCGAACACGAGCGTACCGGGCTGCTGGTACCGGTGGGAGACAGCGACGCCCTGGCCGCGGCCGCCCTGCGGTTGCTGGAAGAGAAGGGGCTGGCGGCCCGCCTCACCCGAGCCGGCCACGCCGAGCTGGACAAATATCGCTGGCCTCCTATCCGGGACGCTTGGCTGGACCTCTACCGGGAGTTGACCACCGCATGA